In the genome of Planctomyces sp. SH-PL62, the window CGAGCTGAGCGTCGCCAAGAGCAAGCTCACGGCCGAGAGCCGGGGGTCCGTCGAGAAGGCCAAGGCCGCCAGCGAGGTCGCCGAGGCGGCCGTCGCCCGCAACCGCCGCCTCGTCGCCCGCAAGGCCGACCTGGTCTCCCAGGAAGAGATGACCAAGTCCGAGGGCGAGTTCAAGGTCGCCGTCGCCCAGGTCAAGGAGGCCGAGGAGCAGATCGCGATCAACATGGCCGAGCTCGCCCTGGCCGAGCAGATGCTCCGCGAGCACACGATCTACGCGCCGTTCTCCGGCATGATCATCAAGCGCTACAAGGAGCCGGGCGAGAGCGTCCAGGCCAACGAGGCCGTCGTCCAGATGGGCAACCTCTCCCGGCTCGCGGCCACGGCGTTCGTCCCGCTCGACTACGCCTACCGCGTCAAGGTCGGCCAGGTCGTCGAGCTTCAGCCCCGCCTCGACGGCAGCCGCGGCGACCAGTCCATCGAGCGGAAGACCTTCCGGGGCGTCATCAAGTTCGTCGACCCCGAGGTCCAGGCGATCGCCGAGAGCGCCGTCCGCATCCGCGCCGAGTTCGAGAACCCCGACCTCGAGCTGCGTCCCGGCCTCAAGGCGGCCATGACCATCTACCTCAACGACGAGGAGGTCGCCGCCCGGCCCTCGTCGCGACCGGCCCGCTGACCTGACGCGACGCGGGCCCGATCGACCCGGCCTCGACGGCCGGGGAGGGCCCGCAACCCCCCCACGAAGACGCCCCGCACGGCCCTGCCGAGGATCGCCGATCGATGAGCGCAGCACCCTCCACCACCCCGGCGCCCTTCGGACAGGCCGCCGAACATCTCAGGGTCAAGCTCCGCCGGGACCTGGTGGTCCAGCCCCAGTTCTATGAGGGGATGACCCACTACGTCATCAAGGACCCGCTGGCCCTCAAGTACTTCCGGTTCAAGATCGAGGAATACTTCCTCCTCCAGCAGTTCGACGGCAAGAACAACCTCCAGGACGTCAAGCGGGCCTTCGAACGCAAGTACCGGCCCCAGACGATCTCGATCGAGGACCTCACCCGGTTCGTGGCCCAGCTCCACGAGGCCGGCGTCGTCCAGATCGACAGCCCGGAACAGGCCGCCGCGCTGATCCGCCGCCGTCGCAAGAACAAGTGGAAGAAGGTCTGGGGCTTCCTCGCCAACATCCTGTTCATCAAGATCCCGGTCATCGACCCCGAGCGGCTCCTGACCTGGATGTACCCCTATTTCCGCTGGCTCTTCACCCGCGCGTTCGTCGCCGGCAGCGTCTTCCTGATGCTCGCCGCGGTGACCCTGGTGGTCAGCCAGTGGAGCCAGTTCTACGCCAAGCTCCCCGAGTTCCAGAGCTTCTTCAACTGGTGGACGATCTTCACCTTCTGGATCAGCCTCGCCGTCGTGAAGATCATCCACGAGTTCGGCCACGGCCTCACCGCCAAGCACTTCGGCGGCGAGGTCCACGAGATGGGGATGCTCTTCCTCGTCCTCACCCCGGCCCTCTACTGCGACGTCACCGACAGCTGGCTCCTGCCCAACAAGTGGCATCGGATCTGGATCTCGGCCGCCGGCATCTACGTGGAGCTGTTCCTCGCCAGCATCGCCACCTTCGTCTGGTTCAACACCGAGCAGGGGCTCCTCAACAGCCTCGCGATGGCCGTCATGTTCATCTGCTCGGTCAACACCGTGTTGTTCAACGCCAACCCGCTGCTGCGGTACGACGGCTACTACGTCATGTCGGACTGGCTGGAGATCCCCAATCTGCGGATCAAGAGCACCCAGTTCTTCACCTACCTGATCCAGGAGAAGGTGCTCGGCCTGGAGATCCCCGTCCAGAGCTACATGCCGCGGTCGCGGCGGAGCCTGTTCGTCACCTACGCCATCGCCAGCTACCTGTACCGCTGGGTCGTCACCTTCAGCATCCTGTTCTTCCTGTCCCAGGTCCTCAAGCCGTACAAGCTCCAGGCGCTCAGCTACATGCTGGCCCTCGGCTCGCTGGTCCCGCTGTTGGGGATGCCCATCTACCAGATCGGTAAATTCCTACGCACCCCCGGGAGGATGCGCAAAGTGAAGAAAGCTCGCGCGGCCGCCTTCGCCGCGGCGTTCGTCGCCCTCGTGGCCGGCGTCCTGCTGATCCCCACCCCGCTGCGCATCCAGGGGACGCTCGTCCTCTCGCCGGCCAAGCCCACCGAGATCTATTCGGAGGTCGAGGGCCGGCTCGTCGAGCTGGCCGTGCTCGACGGCCAGTGGGTCAAGGAAGGCGACGTGATCGCCAAGCTCGTCAACCACGAGAAGCAGAAGGAGCTGATCCAGCGCCAGTCCGAGCACGACGCCTACTGGTTCAAGGCCCTCTGGTACGGCCGCAGCCCCGAGAACGAGGGCCGCGCCCAGGCCCGCCAGAGCGTGCAGATGGCCGAGGAGCTGGAGCCCACGCTCGCCAAGATCAACGAGCAGCTCGGCAAGCTGGTCCTCACCGCCCCCCGCGACGGCCAGGTCATCGGCGTCCCCCACCCCGAGACGGTCGGCCAGTGGGTCAAGCCCGGCAAGCCCTTCTGCGAGGTCGCCGACCCCCACCACCTCGAAGCCCACCTGATCATCGACCAGTCCGACATCGAGCTGATCCGCCTCTCGCCCCCGCCCCAGGCCTGGGTCAAGGTCTACGGCCGCTCCGAGATCACCCTCAAGAGCACCGTCGCCCAGATCGCCAAGCGGAACCGCGAGGAGATCCCCATCGAGCTCTCCAACACCGCCGGAGGTGAGATCGCCGCCTCCCCCGACCCCAAGACCGGCCAGATCAAGCCTCAGTCCGCCGTCTACGAGGTCGTCATCCCCATCGAGAACCCCAACCTCGAGTTCCACCCCGGCCAGCGCGGGTTCGCCAAGATCGACGCCGGCACCCACACCTTCGGCTGGTGGCTCTGGCGGCTCCTTACCAAGACCTTCCACTTCACCATCTGACGCCGGCGCCGAAGCCGTCGCAAACCCCCGAGGCCCGGCCGCGATCCAACGATCGCCGTCGGGCCTCGTCGCTTTCGAATGAACGGACCGCCCGAGGAGCGGCGACGTCCCGTACGGGCTGCAGGATGGTCGTCGGACCGATCCCCGACAGGCCGGACGTCGTACCCAGGGGCCGTCTCGACGGAGACGATCCGCCCCTTGTCGAACCGCCCTCGGTCTCCTACTCTCATTTCGATGCGACGAGAAGTCCGGCGCGTTTCCATCCGTACAGGACGGCGGCGATCATGGAGTCCATGACGACGAGACTACCCGTGACGTTGGTTTTCGTGTCCGGCGACGTCCTGGCGGGGGAGTTCCTGCTCTCGACCGTGGACGGCGATCAAGTCCAGGGCCATCGCCTGGTGCTGAGGTTCGACGGAGAGGAAATCGCGGTCGCCGATTGCGAGTATTTCTCGGCCCTCGCCGCGATCCGGTCGGCTCTCGAACCGCGAGGCCTCGCTCCCCGCTGCTACGGCGCCAGTCGAAACGTGTACCCGTCCCGATTGACTCGGGATTGGGGCGGCATGCGCGCTTATCGTATGTTTCTGGGGCGTCCGGGGGCCGTTGAGGACCTCGTCTCCATCTTCGACGACGGGCCCGACGTGGACCCGGTCTCCGTCCAGGTCCAGGAGGAGTTCTACCTGGAGTGGACGCGAAGCCTGGATCCGACCCGGAGAGTGGCGGCGGAGGCTGCGGCGGCCAGGCCTTCGCGTCGCTTCCGGTGGCTCCCGATTTTCAATACGAGGAAAGGGCTGACCGTCCCGGACCCTGGGGCGGACGTCGCATCGGCGGAAGCCCCGCGATGATGCGGAGATCCGAAGGTTCCGGAGCCGGTCGCCATGGTGGCGGCGCCCACCGCCGCGCGGTCGCCGGCCGTCGTCGAAGCGGCGGGGCGTCAGGGCCCTCACCCGGCCCATCAAGGCAATCCCCGCCCCTCCTCCCATCTCATCACCATCCCCACTCGTTCCCCACCGTTGCCCCCGCCCGAATCCTGGGCGGTCGGTCTTTCGCGGACCCCCGGGGTCGGCCATCACAAAAGAGGCTGTCATGAGTTCACCGCTGTTCCCCGGCGCCGATGTGCGGTACGGCGCGATGTCTGATGACGCGACGGCCCGTCATGAAGCGATCGTCGACCTGTTCGGTCGTTATCTGATGTGGCTGCGGCGAAGGAATCACGAATCGACGAGGACGCTGACGGAGGATTCCGTCGCCAGATCGAAGCTGGGGGCCATCCAGCGGCGTCCGTTCGACGGGGCTTCGGAGTTGGCCGACGACGAGCGCGAGGTCGCAATCCTCCTGGCGGAGGCCTCGGCTGACAGGTTCATACGATCGTTTTTTCATTTTCTGAACCATCAGGGGACGGACTTCCCCCTGGGCGAGGGGCATCACCTCCGATTCCGCCTTGAGGTCGAGGTCTCTCGGAATCGCGACGGCGAGATCGTCGAGCGCGACGTCATCAATCGGGGTGGGGCAAGGTGCCTGCACGACTATTGGGGGAGGTGGATCAATCGGGCCGGCGACGAGATCGCCCCCGCATCGGAATGAGGAGCCGATTCCGACCCGGCGGGGATGCGTGATGGAGCGTTGGCCCCGGAGCGGAGTGCCGTGACCCAGGCTGGGTCGCATGGCCGATTCCGTCGACATCTTCGAGGAGGGACGGGGTGTCGATCCGGCCTCGGTCGAGGACCACGAGGCCTTCCTTCCGGAGTGGCTCGGCCGTCTCGGCGGTAGACGGGAATCGGGGGCGGGTCGCAACGGAAAACGGCCGTCCCCGATCCGGCAGGGATCGGGGACGGCCGCGTTTTTCACGACGATTCAGCCGTTCGGGATCAGGTGAACGGGTTCTTGATGTCGTCCCAGAGCTTCTCGAGGGCGCTCTTCTTGCCGGCTTCGGCCTTGGCGGCCTTCTGGGCCGCGGCCTTGGCGGCCTGGGCCTGGGCGGCGGCCTGCTGCTGGGCGGCCAGCTCGGCCGCGGCGGTCTTGGCGGCGGCCGACGGGTCGGGGGTCGTCGGCGTCGTCGGGACTTCGGTGGAGACCGCGGCCGTCGACACGGGCGTCGCGGCGGCGGCCGGATCGGTCGTCTGGTCGGCGACCAGGGGCGTGGCCGTCGGCAGCGTGGTGCTCGGCTTGCCGGTCTGCTGGTTCTGGTTCGCCAGGTTGACCAGGGCGGCCACGATCTGGTTCGACTGGTCGCCGGTCGCGGCCGGAGTCGTGGTCGTCGGGGTCGGGGTCGGCGTCGGGGTCGGCGTCGGGGTCGGGGTGGGCGCCGGGATCGGCGTCGGGGTCTGATTCTGAGAGATCACCCCGCCCTGGACGACGCTGATGAGGTTGACCTTTTGGCCGTTGACCACCTTGGTGGTCGAGATGGCCCTGGACTCCCTTTGCTGGTGCTGCGGGGAGTTCTGGAACAGCGTGTAGACCGGGAACGACGTGCCGGGGGCCTCGTTGCGGTCGATCTTGAACCGGGCCGGCGACATGCCGCGATAGCGGGCGACGGCGGCCTTGGGGACCCACATGAAGTTCGGCAGCTTGTGCTGCAGGGCCGTGGTGTTCCGCTGGGCCGTGGGGTCGACGAGGAAGCCGTTGACCGAAGCCCGCTGGCGGTCGACGACCACATAGTCGTCCGGCTTGGGGAGGAGGGTCTGCGAGAGCATCTTGAGGCTCTCGAGGCTGACCCCGCCCTTGAGCTGGCCGTTGGCGATGAAGTCGAAGAAGTTGAACCGCCGCTGGAGGACCGCGGGCTGGTCCGGATTCTCGTTGAAGAGGAGGTTGTTGATGCCTCCCTCGGGCTGGGCGTAGGTGGCGGTGCCGCCGAGGAACCGGGCCATGGCGCCGGCCTCGGGCATGCCCTTGGTGGCGGCCGTGTCGGTGAAGTCCTGGACCTCCTGGGCCGTCAGGACGCCGTCGTTGTTGGCGTCGATGATCGGCAGGATGTTGTGGCTGATCAGGTAGTTCAGGGCGATCGTGCCTTCGATCGCGGCGACGGCGTTGCTGACCGAGACGCGGGCGTAGGCCGGCGGCTCGTTGGCCCCCACGAACTTGTTCTGCTTGTCGGTCGAGCTGACCAGGGCCGGGGTGGCGAGGCTGCCGCCGTCGTTGAGGTCGAAGGCGGGGACGGCCGTCCAGGCGAGGATGCCGTTGATCCCGTCGGGCGAGTTGTAGGCCGAGAGGTCGCCGATCGCGTGCTGGCCGAAGTTCAGCGTGCGGACGCCGACCGGGGTGGTCAGGTAGGCGTCCGAGGTGATCCCCTGGTCCTTGTTGATGTTGGTCCAGTAGTCCAGGGCCGAGGCCACCATGGCGTAGGCGCCGGTCAGGATGCCGGTGGACATCGAGGTCCCGACCTGGGTGAAGGTCAGGCGGTTGGCGGCGTCGCCGGTGCTGTCGGCGGTGGTCCCGCCGGTGGTGCTCCCGGCCTGGATCTCGGAGAACCGCCTGCGGAACGTCGGCACGTCGATCGCCGGGGCGGCGAAGTCGGTGGCGATGCCGCGGTTGACGGCCCCCGGGATGCGGTCGTTCCAGATGTTGAAGTCGGCCCCGGCGAAGAT includes:
- a CDS encoding efflux RND transporter periplasmic adaptor subunit; the encoded protein is MSPLKTAASVALGALATLSVAAFGQNGPATAPASAPTATLVLDSHDQLATIAWIEKSDVAALREGVMEKMELRLGDAAQAGAEIGSLHKEIAELSVAKSKLTAESRGSVEKAKAASEVAEAAVARNRRLVARKADLVSQEEMTKSEGEFKVAVAQVKEAEEQIAINMAELALAEQMLREHTIYAPFSGMIIKRYKEPGESVQANEAVVQMGNLSRLAATAFVPLDYAYRVKVGQVVELQPRLDGSRGDQSIERKTFRGVIKFVDPEVQAIAESAVRIRAEFENPDLELRPGLKAAMTIYLNDEEVAARPSSRPAR
- a CDS encoding HlyD family efflux transporter periplasmic adaptor subunit, with product MSAAPSTTPAPFGQAAEHLRVKLRRDLVVQPQFYEGMTHYVIKDPLALKYFRFKIEEYFLLQQFDGKNNLQDVKRAFERKYRPQTISIEDLTRFVAQLHEAGVVQIDSPEQAAALIRRRRKNKWKKVWGFLANILFIKIPVIDPERLLTWMYPYFRWLFTRAFVAGSVFLMLAAVTLVVSQWSQFYAKLPEFQSFFNWWTIFTFWISLAVVKIIHEFGHGLTAKHFGGEVHEMGMLFLVLTPALYCDVTDSWLLPNKWHRIWISAAGIYVELFLASIATFVWFNTEQGLLNSLAMAVMFICSVNTVLFNANPLLRYDGYYVMSDWLEIPNLRIKSTQFFTYLIQEKVLGLEIPVQSYMPRSRRSLFVTYAIASYLYRWVVTFSILFFLSQVLKPYKLQALSYMLALGSLVPLLGMPIYQIGKFLRTPGRMRKVKKARAAAFAAAFVALVAGVLLIPTPLRIQGTLVLSPAKPTEIYSEVEGRLVELAVLDGQWVKEGDVIAKLVNHEKQKELIQRQSEHDAYWFKALWYGRSPENEGRAQARQSVQMAEELEPTLAKINEQLGKLVLTAPRDGQVIGVPHPETVGQWVKPGKPFCEVADPHHLEAHLIIDQSDIELIRLSPPPQAWVKVYGRSEITLKSTVAQIAKRNREEIPIELSNTAGGEIAASPDPKTGQIKPQSAVYEVVIPIENPNLEFHPGQRGFAKIDAGTHTFGWWLWRLLTKTFHFTI